Proteins from one Penicillium digitatum chromosome 2, complete sequence genomic window:
- a CDS encoding 4-formylbenzenesulfonate dehydrogenase TsaC1/TsaC2, with the protein MFDLPNAKRVRRDEMRSPESSRSPSPAPDNAAVQDAYARLGKLLNLDQLDAAQETTSHDIDPSQPAEDEDEEQEFEFRLFSAPTKSTEDTTKQPGNDTDEKITEAPTTQKLKIRLHSPTPGSGAGTEGRFVKASRGWDYYFSTPSLQGTRNGQPTSEDEIRIAEKKKQFEEMAVSGQHVLTWANSLVWPGCHLPWRVIHLKRHQTKMPRPANSLPVYVAEGAPISKSPLTRKKPGKKRRVQLRKRVAAAQAAKENEAEKRTRKNRDRKLKRRQKARELKAAAAGVSVVDVAMADGDDHSSGGEE; encoded by the exons ATGTTTGATCTACCAAATGCCAAGCG CGTCCGCCGCGATGAGATGCGTTCACCAGAGTCATCTCGCTCGCCATCACCAGCACCAGACAATGCCGCCGTCCAGGATGCATACGCTCGCCTAGGGAAATTACTTAACCTCGATCAATTGGATGCTGCGCAGGAGACAACCAGCCACGACATTGATCCCTCACAGCCTgcggaggatgaggacgaaGAACAAGAATTTGAGTTCCGCCTATTTAGCGCCCCCACCAAATCAACGGAAGACACCACCAAGCAGCCTGGAAATGATACAGACGAGAAAATTACAGAGGCTCCGACTACCCAGAAATTGAAGATTCGGCTGCATTCACCCACACCGGGATCTGGCGCTGGTACTGAGGGACGATTTGTGAAAGCCTCCCGGGGATGGGATTACTACTTTTCTACGCCTTCTCTCCAAGGTACAAGGAATGGACAACCTACCTCTGAAGACGAAATCCGGATAgcggaaaagaagaaacaatTCGAGGAAATGGCCGTTAGCGGGCAGCACGTGCTGACATGGGCCAACTCGCTAGTCTGG CCCGGCTGCCATCTCCCATGGCGAGTCATCCATCTCAAGCGCCATCAGACCAAAATGCCACGGCCAGCCAACAGTCTTCCCGTCTACGTGGCAGAGGGCGCACCTATCTCGAAGAGCCCACTTACACGCAAGAAACCAGGCAAGAAGCGGCGAGTGCAGCTGCGCAAGCGCGTTGCGGCCGCACAGGCTGCCAAGGAAAACGAAGCAGAGAAGCGGACTCGGAAGAACCGCGATAGGAAACTCAAGCGCAGACAAAAGGCGAGAGAGCTGAAGGCTGCGGCGGCGGGTGTTAGCGTTGTAGATGTCGCTATGGCTGATGGTGATGATCATTCCTCGGGCGGGGAGGAATGA